Proteins from a genomic interval of Streptomyces sp. NBC_00820:
- a CDS encoding helix-turn-helix domain-containing protein, whose product MPGGRLTQQERQQIALGLADGLAYAEIARRLDRPTSTVTREVMRNGGPLAYRADLAHRATERRAHRRRQAVPREPEAPPQAHGRDAEAVREYGEAFTTLLMQQGLPKMMSRVLTCLYTTDAGSLTASELVQRLQVSPASISKATTFLESQGLIRRERDERRRERYVVDADVFYQSMMSAARSNSQLAATARQGVSVLGPHTPAATRLENIARFVDFVSEALARAAEQARDILYMQPGPPPDDAAGSPPDDAAGPATDH is encoded by the coding sequence ATGCCGGGAGGCAGACTCACCCAGCAGGAACGTCAGCAGATCGCGCTGGGGCTGGCCGACGGGCTCGCCTACGCGGAGATCGCCCGGCGTCTCGACCGCCCCACCTCGACCGTCACGCGCGAGGTCATGCGCAACGGCGGTCCGCTCGCCTACCGCGCCGACCTCGCCCACCGCGCCACCGAGCGCCGCGCCCACCGGCGCAGGCAGGCGGTACCCCGGGAGCCGGAGGCGCCCCCGCAGGCGCACGGACGCGACGCCGAAGCCGTTCGCGAGTACGGAGAGGCGTTCACCACGCTCCTCATGCAACAGGGCCTGCCCAAGATGATGTCGAGGGTGCTGACCTGCCTCTACACCACCGACGCCGGCAGCCTGACCGCGTCCGAACTCGTCCAGCGCCTCCAGGTCAGCCCGGCGTCCATCTCCAAGGCGACCACGTTCCTGGAGAGCCAGGGCCTCATCCGCCGTGAACGCGACGAACGCCGACGCGAGCGCTACGTCGTCGACGCCGACGTCTTCTACCAGTCGATGATGAGCGCCGCCCGGTCCAACTCCCAGCTCGCCGCGACCGCCCGGCAGGGCGTCAGCGTCCTCGGACCCCACACCCCCGCCGCCACCCGCCTCGAGAACATCGCCCGCTTCGTCGACTTCGTCTCCGAAGCCCTGGCCCGCGCCGCGGAGCAGGCCCGCGACATCCTCTACATGCAACCCGGACCGCCCCCGGACGACGCGGCCGGATCGCCCCCGGACGACGCGGCCGGGCCGGCCACGGATCACTGA
- a CDS encoding DUF4097 family beta strand repeat-containing protein, whose product MQKFDTPAPISAVLDIPAGRVQFIAADRTNTTVEVRPANPSKSRDVKTAEKTTVTCGDGVLRITAQAPDNKLLGPSGSVEVTVQLPAGSHVEGRTGGAELRGVGRLGDVVFEGAYRQIKIDEAASVRLTAHDGDIEVGRLNGPAQISTARGDISIAEATRGAVVLSTQSGDISVTAAPGVSAALDAGTAHGRVSNSLKNDGTAELDIRATTSQGDITARSL is encoded by the coding sequence ATGCAGAAGTTCGACACCCCCGCCCCGATCTCCGCCGTCCTGGACATCCCCGCCGGACGCGTCCAGTTCATCGCCGCCGACCGGACGAACACCACCGTCGAGGTCCGGCCCGCCAACCCCTCCAAGAGCCGTGACGTGAAGACCGCCGAGAAGACCACCGTCACCTGCGGCGACGGCGTCCTGCGGATCACGGCCCAGGCCCCCGACAACAAGCTCCTCGGCCCCTCCGGATCCGTGGAGGTCACCGTCCAGCTGCCCGCCGGCTCCCACGTCGAGGGCAGGACCGGCGGCGCCGAACTGCGCGGCGTCGGACGGCTCGGCGACGTCGTCTTCGAGGGCGCGTACCGGCAGATCAAGATCGACGAGGCCGCGAGCGTCCGCCTCACCGCCCACGACGGCGACATCGAGGTCGGCCGGCTGAACGGCCCCGCGCAGATCAGCACCGCCAGGGGCGACATCAGCATCGCCGAGGCCACACGCGGCGCGGTCGTGCTCAGCACCCAGTCCGGCGACATCTCGGTCACCGCCGCCCCCGGCGTCTCCGCCGCCCTGGACGCCGGCACCGCTCACGGCCGTGTCAGCAACTCCCTGAAGAACGACGGCACCGCCGAGCTCGACATCCGCGCCACCACCTCCCAGGGCGACATCACCGCCCGCAGCCTGTAA
- a CDS encoding ABC transporter substrate-binding protein: MTMSRRVLLGAGVGAGLLTACGSNTGRGGSDGGGGSGPVLSQWYHQYGEAGTEQAVERYAAAYKKADVKVQWRPGDFDQQTAAALLTDAGPDVFEVNGPTLDQIQGGQVVDLTDLLDGVKDDFNPAVLTPKTYDGKIWGIPQVVDMQMLYYRKSLLKDAGVEPPTTLDALVDAARKLTSGKVKGLFLGNDGGAGVLGGTPLYAAGLQLVTEDGKVGFDDPAAARTLGKLRRFYADKSLLLGAPADWSDPSAFLQGLTAMQWSGLWALPQIQKELGDDFGVLPFPADGAHGRAAVPVGAYGAAVSARGRHRQAAKDFVKWLWVERTDYQEDFALSYGFHIPARISLAKKAAKLRTGAAADAVRFTTDHGHAQPLLWTPAGQTAYQDALSRIIKSGASPESELRGVVRKVSAELDRVKKKP; this comes from the coding sequence ATGACGATGAGCCGCAGGGTGCTGTTGGGTGCGGGCGTGGGGGCGGGGTTGCTCACCGCCTGTGGGTCCAACACCGGGCGTGGCGGGAGTGACGGAGGCGGCGGGTCCGGGCCCGTGCTGTCGCAGTGGTACCACCAGTACGGGGAGGCCGGGACCGAGCAGGCGGTCGAGCGGTATGCCGCCGCCTACAAGAAGGCCGACGTCAAGGTGCAGTGGCGGCCCGGCGACTTCGACCAGCAGACCGCCGCCGCGCTGCTCACCGACGCGGGGCCGGACGTCTTCGAGGTCAACGGGCCCACGCTCGACCAGATCCAGGGCGGCCAGGTCGTCGACCTCACCGACCTGCTGGACGGCGTGAAGGACGACTTCAACCCGGCCGTGCTCACGCCGAAGACGTACGACGGGAAGATCTGGGGCATCCCGCAGGTCGTCGACATGCAGATGCTCTACTACCGCAAGAGCCTGCTCAAGGACGCCGGAGTCGAGCCGCCGACCACCCTGGACGCGCTCGTCGACGCCGCGAGGAAGCTGACCAGCGGCAAGGTGAAGGGGCTGTTCCTCGGGAATGACGGAGGGGCCGGCGTCCTCGGCGGAACTCCCCTCTACGCGGCCGGACTCCAGCTCGTCACCGAGGACGGCAAGGTCGGCTTCGACGATCCCGCCGCCGCCCGCACCCTCGGCAAGCTGCGCCGCTTCTACGCCGACAAGTCCCTCCTCCTCGGCGCACCCGCCGACTGGTCGGACCCGTCGGCCTTCCTCCAGGGACTCACCGCCATGCAGTGGTCGGGGCTGTGGGCGCTGCCGCAGATCCAGAAGGAACTCGGCGACGACTTCGGGGTGTTGCCGTTCCCGGCGGACGGGGCGCACGGCCGGGCCGCCGTTCCCGTCGGCGCGTACGGTGCCGCCGTCAGCGCGCGCGGCAGGCACCGGCAGGCGGCCAAGGACTTCGTGAAGTGGCTGTGGGTCGAACGCACCGACTACCAGGAGGACTTCGCCCTCTCCTACGGCTTCCACATCCCCGCCCGGATCTCCCTCGCCAAGAAGGCGGCCAAGCTGCGTACGGGTGCGGCGGCCGACGCGGTCCGCTTCACCACCGACCACGGGCACGCCCAGCCCCTGCTGTGGACCCCGGCAGGCCAGACCGCCTACCAGGACGCGCTGAGCCGGATCATCAAGAGCGGCGCGAGTCCCGAGAGTGAACTGCGGGGCGTCGTACGGAAGGTGTCGGCCGAACTCGACCGCGTGAAGAAGAAGCCGTGA
- a CDS encoding class F sortase, whose amino-acid sequence MRRIGDTAIAAVTVVALGSGVWLLGAGAGTHAPPQPAAAEGRPEPAEERLSSPALEPSVPTRIRIPSIRVDAPLMGLALTATGSLDVPPAGQKNLAGWYEAGTAPGETGTAVVAGHVDNTEGPAVFYDLGALKRGARIEVDREDGSVAVFTVDAVEVYAARDFPDEKVYGAAHRPELRVITCGGGYSKTTGYQGNVVVFAHLTDSTAHTPQEHADSALTPTPRPR is encoded by the coding sequence ATGCGCAGGATCGGGGACACCGCGATAGCCGCCGTCACCGTCGTCGCCCTCGGTTCGGGGGTGTGGCTGCTCGGCGCCGGGGCGGGGACGCACGCGCCGCCGCAGCCGGCCGCCGCCGAGGGGCGGCCCGAACCCGCGGAGGAGCGGCTCTCCTCCCCCGCCCTGGAGCCGTCGGTACCCACCCGCATCCGCATCCCCTCGATCCGGGTGGACGCTCCCCTGATGGGCCTGGCCCTCACCGCCACCGGCAGCCTGGACGTGCCGCCGGCCGGGCAGAAGAACCTCGCCGGCTGGTACGAGGCCGGCACCGCGCCCGGTGAGACGGGCACCGCGGTCGTCGCGGGGCACGTCGACAACACCGAGGGACCCGCCGTCTTCTACGACCTCGGCGCCCTGAAGCGGGGTGCGCGCATCGAGGTGGACCGTGAGGACGGCTCCGTGGCCGTGTTCACCGTGGACGCGGTGGAGGTCTACGCGGCCCGCGACTTCCCCGACGAGAAGGTGTACGGCGCCGCCCACCGCCCCGAGCTGCGCGTCATCACCTGCGGCGGCGGCTACTCGAAGACCACCGGCTACCAGGGCAACGTGGTGGTCTTCGCCCACCTGACGGACAGCACGGCACACACTCCCCAGGAGCACGCGGACAGCGCCCTCACACCCACTCCCCGCCCCCGCTGA
- a CDS encoding carbohydrate ABC transporter permease: protein MDDALVRAGRALRVAVLVALALLFLIPFYLLVRNGLASEREITSPDWTFLPHTVRWGNVRELFDDTSVPFARSLLNSALIAVATTLGTLLLASLAGYGLARIPYRHANKVFYGILGTLLVPAAVTFVPSFVLVSSLGWISTLRGLIVPTLFPAFACFVFRQYFLGFPRELEDAAQVDGLGPWRTYWLVVVPNTRPVFAAVGTIVFLGAWNSFLWPLVIGQDRDAWTVQVALSSFTTSQVVRLHELFIAAAVSILPLLLVFLCFQRWIVAGVERSGIE, encoded by the coding sequence ATGGATGACGCCCTGGTGCGGGCCGGGCGCGCGCTGCGCGTGGCCGTGCTCGTCGCGCTCGCGCTGCTCTTCCTGATCCCCTTCTACCTGCTGGTCCGCAACGGCCTGGCGAGCGAGCGGGAGATCACCTCTCCCGACTGGACCTTCCTTCCGCACACGGTGCGCTGGGGCAACGTCCGGGAGCTGTTCGACGACACCTCCGTCCCGTTCGCCCGCTCCCTGCTCAACTCCGCGCTGATCGCCGTCGCGACGACGCTCGGCACCCTGCTCCTCGCCTCCCTCGCCGGCTACGGCCTCGCCCGCATCCCCTACCGGCACGCGAACAAGGTCTTCTACGGCATCCTGGGCACCCTGCTGGTCCCCGCCGCCGTCACCTTCGTGCCGAGCTTCGTCCTGGTGTCGTCACTGGGCTGGATCTCCACGCTCCGGGGCCTGATCGTCCCGACCCTGTTCCCGGCGTTCGCCTGCTTCGTCTTCCGCCAGTACTTCCTCGGATTCCCCCGGGAGCTGGAGGACGCGGCCCAGGTCGACGGGCTCGGGCCCTGGCGCACGTACTGGCTGGTGGTCGTACCGAACACGCGCCCGGTGTTCGCGGCCGTCGGCACGATCGTGTTCCTCGGCGCCTGGAACTCCTTCCTGTGGCCCCTGGTCATCGGACAGGACCGCGACGCCTGGACGGTCCAGGTCGCGTTGTCCTCCTTCACCACGTCCCAAGTCGTGCGCCTGCACGAGCTGTTCATCGCGGCGGCCGTGTCGATCCTGCCGCTGCTGCTGGTGTTCCTGTGCTTCCAGCGGTGGATCGTGGCGGGGGTGGAGCGGTCCGGGATCGAATGA
- a CDS encoding ATP-binding cassette domain-containing protein — translation MTDPAIAATGLRKSYGDKTVLDGIDLTVAEGTVFSLLGPNGAGKTTAVKILSTLITPDPGSGPVRVGGHDLATRAPAVRAAIGVTGQFSAVDGLITGEENMLLMADLHHLPRQEGRRIAGELLERFDLTEAAKKPASTYSGGMKRRLDLAMTLVGSPRIIFLDEPTTGLDPRSRHNMWQIIRELVTDGVTVFLTTQYLEEADQLADRIAVLNNGKIAAEGTAEELKRIVPGGHVRLRFTDPTAYRDAASALSEAPRDDDALTLQLPSDGSQRELRSILDRLDSAGIEADELTVHTPDLDDVFFALTDTVPAQSSQSKETVR, via the coding sequence ATGACCGATCCGGCCATCGCGGCGACCGGGCTGCGCAAGTCCTACGGCGACAAGACCGTCCTCGACGGCATCGACCTGACCGTCGCGGAAGGCACGGTCTTCTCGCTGCTCGGCCCGAACGGCGCCGGCAAGACCACCGCCGTGAAGATCCTCTCCACCCTCATCACGCCCGACCCCGGCAGCGGCCCGGTCCGGGTCGGCGGCCACGACCTCGCCACCCGGGCACCGGCCGTGCGCGCGGCGATCGGTGTCACGGGACAGTTCTCCGCCGTCGACGGACTGATCACGGGCGAGGAGAACATGCTCCTCATGGCGGACCTGCACCACCTGCCCAGGCAGGAGGGGCGGCGCATCGCCGGCGAACTGCTGGAGCGCTTCGACCTGACCGAGGCGGCGAAGAAGCCCGCCTCCACCTACTCCGGCGGCATGAAGCGGCGTCTGGACCTCGCGATGACGCTGGTCGGCAGCCCGCGGATCATCTTCCTCGACGAGCCCACCACCGGCCTCGACCCGCGCAGCCGCCACAACATGTGGCAGATCATCCGCGAGCTCGTCACCGACGGCGTCACCGTCTTCCTCACCACCCAGTACCTGGAGGAAGCAGACCAGCTCGCCGACCGCATCGCGGTCCTCAACAACGGGAAGATCGCCGCCGAAGGCACCGCCGAGGAACTCAAGCGGATCGTCCCCGGCGGACACGTCCGCCTCCGCTTCACCGACCCCACCGCCTACCGCGACGCCGCCTCCGCGCTGAGCGAGGCCCCCCGCGACGACGACGCCCTCACCCTGCAGCTCCCCAGCGACGGCAGCCAGCGCGAACTGCGCTCCATCCTCGACCGGCTCGACTCCGCCGGTATCGAAGCGGACGAACTGACCGTGCACACCCCCGACCTGGACGACGTGTTCTTCGCCCTCACCGACACCGTCCCCGCCCAGTCCAGCCAGTCCAAGGAGACCGTCCGATGA
- a CDS encoding NAD(P)/FAD-dependent oxidoreductase — protein MTSDTRVVVIGAGLAGTRLARRLGELGTPALLVGEEAHPPYNRVLLADVLAGRYGPEVITLPSPGDLVRARITGIDRAARLLHRAGGPPIGYGTLVLATGSNPVLPPLHGLRGDDGRLPGGVHAFRTLDDCLDLAGAARPGARAVVVGGGLLGVSAARALAARGVRVVLAQQAERLMERRLDPDASALVRRHLTDLGIEVHTECRVRDVRRAGGAVRAVELADGYVLDTDLVVLACGVRPRTGLAERAGLAVREGVLVDDRLRTSDPRVHAIGDCARHAGTLYGLAAPALEQADVLAQFLAGDTGARYTGTRSLTRLTLSGPGPGSPLGLASSGPTPLDAGPLDLAAFGRAEARPGDDVVRLTDATRGTYRKLLVRHDRLVGGVLVGDLGAVGALARAWEGTEPLPADGGPLLHLLTLDGGS, from the coding sequence ATGACCTCGGACACGCGTGTGGTGGTGATCGGCGCCGGTCTCGCGGGCACGCGGCTCGCCCGGCGGCTCGGTGAGCTGGGCACACCCGCGCTGCTCGTCGGGGAGGAGGCGCACCCGCCGTACAACCGGGTGCTGCTCGCCGACGTGCTGGCCGGACGGTACGGCCCGGAGGTGATCACCCTCCCCTCCCCCGGCGACCTGGTGCGCGCCCGGATCACCGGCATCGACCGCGCCGCCCGCCTGCTGCACCGCGCCGGCGGACCGCCGATCGGCTACGGCACGCTGGTCCTGGCCACCGGCTCCAACCCGGTGCTGCCGCCGCTGCACGGGCTGCGCGGCGACGACGGCCGGCTCCCCGGGGGTGTCCACGCGTTCCGCACCCTGGACGACTGTCTGGACCTGGCCGGGGCGGCACGGCCCGGCGCACGGGCGGTCGTCGTGGGCGGCGGGCTGCTCGGGGTGTCCGCGGCCCGCGCGCTGGCCGCGCGCGGCGTACGGGTGGTGCTGGCGCAGCAGGCCGAGCGGCTGATGGAGCGCCGGCTCGACCCGGACGCGTCCGCGCTGGTGCGGCGGCACCTGACGGACCTCGGCATCGAGGTGCACACCGAGTGCCGGGTGCGGGACGTGCGCCGCGCCGGCGGGGCCGTGCGCGCGGTGGAGCTGGCGGACGGATATGTCCTCGACACCGACCTCGTGGTCCTCGCCTGCGGGGTACGGCCCCGTACCGGCCTCGCGGAACGGGCGGGCCTCGCCGTCCGTGAGGGTGTCCTCGTCGACGACCGCCTGCGCACCTCCGACCCGCGCGTCCACGCCATCGGCGACTGCGCGCGGCACGCCGGCACGCTCTACGGCCTCGCCGCCCCGGCCCTCGAACAGGCCGACGTGCTGGCCCAGTTCCTGGCCGGGGACACCGGCGCCCGCTACACCGGCACCCGCTCCCTCACCCGCCTGACCCTCTCCGGCCCCGGCCCCGGCTCCCCCCTCGGCCTGGCCTCCTCCGGCCCCACCCCCCTCGACGCCGGCCCCCTCGATCTCGCCGCCTTCGGCCGGGCCGAGGCCCGCCCCGGTGACGACGTCGTACGGCTCACCGACGCCACCCGGGGCACCTACCGCAAGCTCCTCGTCCGCCACGACCGCCTGGTCGGCGGTGTCCTGGTCGGCGACCTCGGCGCCGTCGGCGCGCTCGCCCGCGCCTGGGAGGGCACGGAGCCGCTCCCCGCGGACGGCGGCCCGCTGCTGCACCTGCTCACCCTCGACGGAGGCTCCTGA
- a CDS encoding carbohydrate ABC transporter permease: MRRGRALWFWVFVGPFALGLALFTYVPLLWSVGLSFFDAHNTVTPTRFVGLDNYTAMLRDDAFTGSLKTFLVFTAFIVPVTYLVSLSLALMVNRLRRARAFFRSVFFLPAACSYVVAALIWKMSLFSGVRFGLVNTVLGWFGGDSVAWLSTTEPPWYWLVIVTVRLWLQAGFYMILFLAGLQRIDPVLYEAAAVDGARPGWTVLRHITLPQLRATSVAVVLLLVINAFQAFDEFYNLLSDARGYPPYARPPLVYLYYTALGQGQNLGAGSAGAVILALVIAVVTLGQARWLRLGRTDADG; the protein is encoded by the coding sequence GTGAGGCGCGGACGGGCGCTGTGGTTCTGGGTGTTCGTCGGGCCCTTCGCCCTCGGGCTCGCCCTGTTCACCTACGTGCCCCTGCTGTGGAGCGTCGGACTGAGCTTCTTCGACGCGCACAACACCGTCACGCCCACGCGCTTCGTCGGCCTGGACAACTACACCGCGATGCTGCGCGACGACGCCTTCACCGGCAGCCTGAAGACCTTCCTCGTCTTCACCGCCTTCATCGTGCCCGTCACCTACCTCGTGTCCCTCTCGCTCGCCCTGATGGTCAACCGCCTGCGCCGGGCCCGGGCCTTCTTCCGGTCCGTGTTCTTCCTGCCGGCCGCGTGCAGCTACGTCGTCGCGGCGCTCATCTGGAAGATGTCCCTCTTCAGCGGGGTGCGGTTCGGGCTGGTCAACACGGTGCTGGGCTGGTTCGGCGGCGATTCCGTCGCCTGGCTGTCCACCACCGAACCACCCTGGTACTGGCTGGTCATCGTCACCGTACGGCTCTGGCTCCAGGCCGGCTTCTACATGATCCTGTTCCTCGCCGGGCTGCAACGCATCGACCCCGTGCTGTACGAGGCGGCCGCCGTGGACGGGGCCCGGCCCGGCTGGACCGTGCTGCGGCACATCACCCTGCCCCAGCTGCGCGCCACCTCCGTCGCGGTGGTGCTGCTGCTCGTCATCAACGCCTTCCAGGCCTTCGACGAGTTCTACAACCTGCTCTCCGACGCCCGCGGTTACCCGCCTTACGCCCGCCCGCCGCTCGTCTACCTCTACTACACCGCCCTCGGGCAGGGGCAGAACCTCGGCGCGGGCAGCGCGGGCGCGGTGATCCTCGCGCTGGTCATCGCCGTCGTCACGCTGGGGCAGGCGCGGTGGCTGAGGCTGGGAAGGACGGACGCCGATGGATGA
- the nirB gene encoding nitrite reductase large subunit NirB, which yields MPANAPAWDRPRPTIVLVGHGMVGQRFLEALAEHGLTATHRVAVLCEEPRPAYDRVRLTSYFAGRSPAELSLTEPGFIAAHGIELHVGDPAVAVDRAARTVTARSGMVLGYDVLVLATGSYPFVPPVPNKDAEGCFVYRTIEDLLAIEEYAKSRARTGAVVGGGLLGLEAAGALKDLGLATHIVEFAPRLMPVQVDEGGGAALLRTVEGLGLTVHTGVGTREITVGEDGAVTGMRLSDDSELAVGMVVFSAGVRPRDQLARDCGLAVGERGGIAVDERCRTVTDPRVFAIGECALAADGRVYGLVAPGYEQAETAASAITGDAGGSDVADGQRSFTGADLSTKLKLLGVDVASFGDAHGTTEGCLDVVYSDSRAGLYKKLVIGADGTLLGGVLVGDAEAYGTLRALTGSVPPLAPESLVLPADAGAPDRLGPCALPDGAVVCSCHNVSKGTIRSAVTDHGCTTVPEVKKCTKAGTGCGSCVKVLGELVTAELAASGVEADPGLCGCFARTREELYEIVLALRLTTYRDLLDRYGREDARGGEGCEVCKPAVASVIASLAPAIGASGHVLDGEQAALQDSNDHFLANLQRNGSYSVVPRVPGGEITPQGLIVIGEIARDFGLYTKITGGQRIDMFGARVEQLPLIWTRLVEAGFESGHAYGKALRTVKSCVGRTWCRYGVQDSVRMAIDLELRYRGLRSPHKLKSAVSGCARECAEARSKDFGVIATAQGWNLYVGGNGGATPRHADLLAQDLDDTALVRLIDRFLMFYIRTADRLERTSAWLERIPGGLDHVRDVVVEDSLGICAELEALMAAHVAHYRDEWAATLEDPGKLARFVSFVNAPGTPDPVVGFVPERGQIKPDLPLLALGRPPRTPDSAGAGQTPLLEGSARR from the coding sequence ATGCCCGCGAACGCACCTGCCTGGGACCGGCCCCGCCCCACGATCGTGCTCGTCGGCCATGGCATGGTCGGCCAGCGCTTCCTCGAAGCGCTCGCCGAGCACGGCCTGACCGCCACGCACCGCGTGGCCGTGCTGTGCGAGGAACCGCGCCCGGCGTACGACCGGGTCCGGCTCACCTCGTACTTCGCGGGCCGTTCGCCCGCCGAACTCTCCCTGACCGAACCCGGGTTCATCGCCGCCCACGGCATCGAACTGCACGTCGGCGACCCGGCGGTGGCCGTCGACCGCGCGGCACGGACGGTGACCGCCCGCTCGGGAATGGTCCTCGGCTACGACGTCCTCGTGCTGGCCACCGGCTCGTACCCCTTCGTGCCCCCGGTCCCGAACAAGGACGCCGAGGGCTGCTTCGTCTACCGCACGATCGAGGACCTCCTCGCGATCGAGGAGTACGCGAAGTCGAGGGCGAGGACCGGCGCTGTGGTCGGCGGGGGGCTGCTCGGCCTGGAGGCGGCCGGCGCGCTCAAGGACCTCGGACTCGCCACCCACATCGTGGAGTTCGCGCCGCGCCTGATGCCCGTACAGGTGGACGAGGGCGGTGGCGCGGCGCTGCTGCGCACCGTCGAGGGCCTGGGCCTGACCGTGCACACGGGCGTGGGGACGCGGGAGATCACCGTCGGCGAGGACGGCGCGGTCACCGGCATGCGGCTGTCCGACGACTCCGAACTCGCCGTCGGCATGGTCGTGTTCAGCGCCGGCGTCCGGCCCCGTGACCAGTTGGCCCGCGACTGCGGCCTGGCGGTCGGCGAGCGCGGCGGCATCGCCGTCGACGAGCGGTGCCGTACGGTCACCGACCCCCGCGTGTTCGCGATCGGCGAGTGCGCGCTGGCGGCGGACGGCCGGGTGTACGGCCTGGTCGCCCCGGGGTACGAGCAGGCGGAGACGGCCGCCTCGGCGATCACCGGCGACGCGGGCGGCTCGGACGTCGCGGACGGGCAGCGGTCGTTCACCGGCGCCGACCTGTCCACCAAGCTGAAGCTGCTCGGCGTGGACGTGGCGTCCTTCGGGGACGCGCACGGCACCACCGAGGGCTGCCTGGACGTCGTCTACTCCGACTCCCGCGCGGGCCTGTACAAGAAGCTGGTCATCGGCGCGGACGGCACGCTGCTCGGCGGCGTCCTGGTCGGCGACGCGGAGGCGTACGGCACGCTGCGCGCCCTCACCGGCTCGGTCCCGCCGCTCGCCCCCGAGTCGCTGGTCCTGCCGGCGGACGCCGGCGCGCCGGACCGGCTCGGCCCCTGCGCACTGCCGGACGGGGCGGTCGTCTGCTCGTGCCACAACGTCTCCAAGGGCACGATCCGCAGCGCGGTCACCGACCACGGGTGCACGACCGTGCCCGAGGTGAAGAAGTGCACCAAGGCCGGTACGGGATGCGGCAGTTGCGTCAAGGTGCTCGGCGAACTGGTCACCGCCGAGCTGGCGGCGTCCGGCGTCGAGGCCGACCCGGGCCTGTGCGGCTGCTTCGCGCGGACCCGCGAGGAGCTGTACGAGATCGTCCTGGCCCTGCGCCTCACCACCTACCGGGACCTCCTCGACCGGTACGGCCGCGAGGACGCCCGGGGCGGCGAAGGCTGCGAGGTCTGCAAGCCGGCCGTCGCCTCGGTCATCGCCTCCCTCGCCCCGGCGATCGGCGCGAGCGGCCACGTCCTGGACGGCGAGCAGGCCGCCCTCCAGGACAGCAACGACCACTTCCTCGCCAACCTCCAGAGGAACGGCTCGTACTCGGTCGTGCCGCGCGTCCCCGGCGGGGAGATCACCCCGCAGGGGCTGATCGTGATCGGTGAGATCGCCCGCGACTTCGGCCTCTACACAAAGATCACCGGCGGCCAGCGCATCGACATGTTCGGCGCCCGCGTCGAACAACTCCCCCTGATCTGGACCAGGTTGGTGGAGGCGGGCTTCGAGTCCGGGCACGCGTACGGCAAGGCCCTGCGCACGGTGAAGTCCTGCGTGGGGCGCACCTGGTGCCGCTACGGCGTCCAGGACTCCGTGCGCATGGCCATCGACCTGGAGCTGCGCTACCGGGGCCTGCGTTCCCCGCACAAGCTGAAGTCGGCGGTGTCGGGCTGCGCCCGCGAGTGCGCCGAGGCCCGGTCGAAGGACTTCGGCGTGATCGCCACCGCCCAGGGCTGGAACCTGTACGTCGGCGGCAACGGCGGCGCGACCCCACGCCACGCGGACCTGCTGGCGCAGGACCTGGACGACACCGCGCTGGTCCGCCTGATCGACCGGTTCCTGATGTTCTACATCCGCACCGCGGACCGCCTGGAGCGCACCTCGGCCTGGCTGGAGCGGATTCCGGGCGGCCTGGACCACGTCCGGGACGTGGTGGTGGAGGACTCCCTGGGCATCTGCGCGGAGCTGGAGGCGCTGATGGCGGCCCACGTGGCGCACTACCGCGACGAGTGGGCGGCGACCCTCGAAGACCCCGGGAAGCTGGCCCGGTTCGTGTCCTTCGTCAACGCTCCCGGCACCCCCGACCCGGTCGTCGGCTTCGTCCCCGAGCGCGGCCAGATCAAGCCCGACCTGCCCCTGCTGGCCCTCGGCCGCCCGCCGCGGACCCCCGACTCCGCCGGAGCCGGGCAGACCCCCCTCCTGGAAGGAAGCGCCCGGCGATGA
- a CDS encoding DUF6355 family natural product biosynthesis protein codes for MRVRRLVPTALAAILMSAAAGVVTAAPVAADPCGFYKTGSDAYYNHCTSDGSHVVIKVQVALAPDYERCVVPGNTWLGAASKIQGAYYVGRTC; via the coding sequence ATGCGTGTCCGTCGTCTCGTCCCGACCGCCCTGGCCGCCATCTTGATGAGCGCCGCCGCCGGTGTCGTCACCGCCGCTCCGGTGGCCGCCGACCCCTGCGGCTTCTACAAGACCGGCTCCGACGCGTACTACAACCACTGCACCTCGGACGGCTCGCACGTCGTCATCAAGGTGCAGGTCGCGCTGGCCCCCGACTACGAGCGGTGTGTCGTCCCCGGCAACACGTGGCTCGGCGCCGCGAGCAAGATCCAGGGCGCGTACTACGTGGGCCGCACCTGCTGA